A genomic window from Helicobacter suis HS1 includes:
- a CDS encoding low molecular weight protein-tyrosine-phosphatase: protein MTTPPQSLLFLCLGNICRSMLALGIAECIIRAKGLNLRVDAAGISSFHQGQPPHPPIIKLAQKHGINIAHFKSKPITQSLANSYDWIIAMDASNIKALSDLHISHLHVYKLGDFGLGGVDIPDPYTFTQEKDLEEVYKMIDLGVKTLLSNYHA, encoded by the coding sequence ATGACAACCCCGCCCCAGAGTCTTTTATTTTTGTGCTTGGGCAATATTTGCCGCTCCATGTTGGCTCTGGGTATTGCTGAATGCATCATCAGGGCTAAGGGTTTAAATTTAAGAGTAGATGCTGCGGGTATCTCTTCTTTTCATCAGGGTCAACCACCCCACCCACCCATTATCAAGCTCGCTCAAAAACACGGAATCAACATCGCTCACTTTAAAAGCAAGCCTATCACGCAAAGTCTAGCTAATTCTTATGATTGGATCATTGCAATGGATGCTAGTAATATTAAAGCCCTAAGTGATCTCCATATCTCTCATTTACATGTCTATAAACTGGGGGATTTTGGATTAGGTGGTGTGGATATTCCAGACCCCTACACTTTCACTCAAGAGAAAGATTTAGAAGAGGTCTATAAAATGATTGATCTGGGCGTAAAAACCTTGCTTTCTAACTACCATGCTTAG
- the rpoD gene encoding RNA polymerase sigma factor RpoD, with product MENKNPNKATKNSISTKQNFPQEKLEKLFQEPHPTVSYERIIDVIQKIPTTSQLKKIKELVAKYHKTLVHSSEYAHTSLSSLEHKNSRKKSKVLEYDIEENLDFIKEKELPEWSRSDSPVRMYLREMGEIPLLSKEEEVYLSKQIKLGENIILDAICSVPYLIDFIYNYKEALINRERRVKELFRNFDNEGSMAKKDEDVEIEDSEEEDTPEIKRNSSDKDKKRVEEVLESFKALNKAKKEWLKLLNTPVEEQEDPLLHALTLAYKCRVLKEKLYDLGPTSKLINELVKAMETSLKSDDGFEKELKRLEYKLSLFNESLIENHKNILKNITTMSREEIIAMMPEATMIGVYMEIKKLFQTKEASKDGFNLEPSKLKEILSQIKRGKLISDRAKNKMARSNLRLVVSIAKRYTSRGLPFLDLIQEGNIGLMKAVDKFEHEKNYKFSTYATWWIKQAISRAIADQARTIRIPIHMIDTINRINKVMRKYMQENGKEPDLDLVAKEVGLPLDKVRNVIKITKEPISLESPVGNDDDGKFGDFVEDKNVVGSMEHIMREDLKAQIDGVLDQLNEREKSVIRMRFGLLEDESDRTLEEIGKELNVTRERVRQIESSAIKKLRSPQYGRLLRSYLRI from the coding sequence ATGGAAAACAAAAACCCTAATAAAGCAACCAAAAATAGCATCTCTACTAAGCAGAATTTTCCCCAAGAAAAATTAGAAAAACTTTTCCAAGAACCCCATCCTACCGTCTCTTATGAGCGCATTATTGATGTGATCCAAAAAATCCCCACCACATCTCAGCTCAAAAAAATTAAGGAACTAGTGGCTAAGTATCATAAAACCCTTGTCCACTCCTCTGAGTACGCCCACACTTCCTTATCCTCCCTTGAGCATAAAAATTCGCGCAAGAAATCTAAAGTCTTAGAATACGATATAGAGGAAAACTTAGATTTTATCAAAGAAAAGGAACTACCGGAGTGGTCAAGAAGTGATAGCCCTGTGCGCATGTATTTGCGCGAAATGGGTGAAATCCCACTTCTAAGCAAAGAGGAGGAGGTGTATTTAAGCAAGCAAATTAAGCTAGGCGAAAATATTATTTTAGATGCCATTTGTTCTGTGCCCTATTTGATTGATTTTATCTACAACTACAAAGAGGCTTTAATCAACCGCGAAAGGCGCGTAAAAGAGCTGTTTAGAAATTTTGATAATGAAGGGAGCATGGCTAAAAAAGATGAAGATGTTGAAATAGAGGATAGTGAGGAAGAGGACACACCAGAGATTAAAAGAAATTCCTCTGATAAAGATAAAAAGCGGGTGGAGGAAGTGCTTGAAAGTTTTAAAGCTTTAAACAAGGCTAAAAAAGAATGGCTTAAACTTTTAAACACACCCGTAGAGGAACAAGAAGATCCACTTTTACACGCCTTAACTCTAGCTTATAAATGCCGCGTTCTTAAAGAAAAGCTCTACGATTTAGGGCCCACTAGCAAGCTTATCAATGAGCTAGTTAAGGCTATGGAAACCTCGCTTAAAAGCGATGATGGTTTTGAAAAGGAATTAAAACGGCTAGAATATAAACTCTCTTTATTCAATGAAAGCTTGATTGAAAACCATAAAAATATCCTCAAAAATATCACCACAATGAGCCGTGAGGAAATCATTGCGATGATGCCAGAGGCAACCATGATTGGTGTTTATATGGAGATTAAAAAGCTTTTCCAAACTAAAGAAGCTAGTAAGGACGGGTTTAATTTAGAACCTAGTAAATTAAAAGAAATTTTAAGCCAAATCAAACGGGGCAAATTGATTTCAGACAGGGCTAAAAATAAAATGGCGCGCTCTAATTTGCGCTTGGTGGTGAGCATTGCTAAACGCTACACTTCACGCGGGCTACCCTTTTTAGATCTCATTCAAGAGGGCAATATTGGCCTGATGAAGGCCGTAGATAAGTTTGAGCATGAGAAAAACTACAAGTTTTCTACTTATGCCACTTGGTGGATCAAGCAGGCTATTAGCCGCGCGATTGCCGATCAAGCCCGCACAATCCGCATTCCTATCCATATGATAGACACCATTAACCGCATTAATAAAGTCATGCGCAAATACATGCAAGAAAATGGCAAAGAGCCAGATTTGGATTTAGTGGCTAAGGAGGTGGGTTTGCCTCTGGATAAAGTGAGAAATGTGATTAAAATCACTAAAGAGCCCATTAGTTTAGAATCGCCAGTGGGTAATGACGATGATGGCAAGTTTGGGGATTTTGTGGAGGATAAAAATGTGGTTGGTTCTATGGAGCACATCATGCGCGAAGACTTGAAAGCCCAAATTGATGGCGTGCTTGATCAGCTCAATGAGCGCGAAAAATCAGTGATTCGCATGCGCTTTGGTCTGTTAGAAGATGAGAGCGATCGCACTTTAGAAGAAATTGGTAAAGAGCTCAATGTAACCAGAGAGCGGGTGCGCCAAATTGAAAGCAGCGCGATTAAGAAATTGCGCAGTCCTCAGTATGGCCGTTTGCTTAGAAGTTATTTGCGTATCTGA
- the tatB gene encoding Sec-independent protein translocase protein TatB, whose amino-acid sequence MFGMGFFELVVIVVVAIIFLGPEKFPQAMLDMARFFRAVKKALNEAKETLDKEIHIEELKQESLEYKKRFEESAKPLINLKQELEEVQELKEVQDFKSTLTSIATQNPLDSLSQEVEVDEKPKVSLEKPPVSKSHA is encoded by the coding sequence ATGTTTGGGATGGGATTTTTTGAGTTAGTGGTGATCGTGGTGGTGGCCATTATTTTTTTAGGGCCTGAAAAATTTCCTCAAGCTATGCTAGACATGGCTAGGTTTTTTAGAGCGGTTAAAAAAGCCCTCAATGAAGCCAAAGAAACCCTAGATAAAGAAATTCACATTGAAGAACTCAAACAAGAATCACTGGAGTATAAAAAGCGCTTTGAGGAAAGCGCTAAACCTCTTATCAATCTCAAGCAAGAACTAGAGGAGGTGCAAGAACTCAAAGAAGTTCAGGATTTTAAAAGCACCCTCACAAGCATTGCTACACAAAATCCATTAGACTCCTTATCTCAAGAAGTAGAGGTAGATGAAAAACCTAAAGTTAGTCTGGAAAAACCCCCTGTAAGTAAGTCCCATGCTTGA
- the tatC gene encoding twin-arginine translocase subunit TatC: MLEDLKPHLEDLRKRLLISIVVLIVAFALCFHFWQIIFEWIKTSYQGKLIQISPIEGIMVAIKVSFFAALTVSMPVIFWQMWLFIAPGLYKNEKKMVLPFVFFGSVMFVAGACFSYYVVFPFVIHYLATFGSAMFEANISASSYVSFFMQLILGFGIAFELPVLVFFLAKIGLITDESLKGFFKYAIVLIFTIAAIITPPDVMSQILMALPLMGLYGLSILIAKWVNPASKEEENEHS, encoded by the coding sequence ATGCTTGAGGATCTCAAACCCCACCTAGAGGACCTGCGTAAGCGTTTATTGATCTCTATTGTTGTATTAATTGTGGCATTTGCTCTATGTTTTCATTTTTGGCAAATCATTTTTGAATGGATCAAAACTTCTTATCAAGGTAAATTAATCCAAATCTCACCCATTGAGGGCATTATGGTGGCTATCAAGGTGAGTTTTTTTGCGGCTTTAACGGTGTCTATGCCTGTTATCTTTTGGCAAATGTGGCTTTTTATAGCTCCCGGGCTTTATAAGAATGAAAAAAAGATGGTGTTGCCTTTTGTATTTTTTGGGAGCGTGATGTTTGTCGCTGGGGCGTGTTTTTCTTATTATGTGGTTTTTCCCTTTGTTATCCACTACCTAGCCACCTTTGGAAGTGCCATGTTTGAGGCCAATATTTCAGCTTCTAGTTATGTCAGTTTTTTTATGCAACTGATTTTAGGCTTTGGTATTGCGTTTGAATTGCCCGTATTAGTCTTTTTTCTAGCCAAAATAGGTTTGATCACCGATGAAAGCCTTAAGGGGTTTTTTAAATACGCCATTGTGCTTATCTTTACTATAGCTGCCATTATCACGCCCCCAGATGTGATGAGCCAAATTTTAATGGCTTTGCCTCTTATGGGCCTTTATGGTCTTTCTATTTTGATCGCCAAATGGGTTAATCCTGCCTCCAAAGAAGAAGAAAATGAGCATTCCTAA
- the queA gene encoding tRNA preQ1(34) S-adenosylmethionine ribosyltransferase-isomerase QueA, with translation MSIPKEFLRASYTYHLPKHLIASHPIKPKEEAKLMIYERARNRLTHTTFAHIFEFFPKNALIVLNDTKVIKARLFGRKKSGHLVEILIHHPKDNFCLVQIRGKVHVGLILQLDHGYFCQVLEVLSNGMRLVGFFKESGHFLEWVEVLDMLEILGHMPIPPYLKRADEIKDLQDYQSVFAKNLGAIAAPTASLHFSESTKAYLLSHFKHAFLTLHVGAGTFLGVECEDIREHGMHSEFVDIPLITQQALDHAPCILCIGTTALRAVEHYKRGFKTPHCNLFLHAGNPVKHVQALLTNFHLPQSTLIMLVASMLGLDKCLELYKQAIKHHYRFYSYGDGMLIL, from the coding sequence ATGAGCATTCCTAAAGAGTTTCTACGCGCTAGTTATACCTATCATTTGCCAAAGCACCTTATCGCCTCACACCCGATTAAACCCAAAGAGGAGGCAAAGCTTATGATCTATGAGCGCGCTAGAAATCGCCTCACCCATACCACCTTTGCTCATATCTTTGAATTTTTCCCTAAAAATGCGTTGATTGTACTAAATGATACTAAAGTGATTAAGGCTAGATTATTTGGGCGCAAGAAGAGCGGTCATTTAGTAGAAATTTTAATCCACCACCCCAAAGATAACTTTTGTTTAGTACAAATCCGGGGCAAAGTGCATGTAGGCTTAATTTTGCAATTAGATCATGGATATTTTTGCCAAGTGCTAGAGGTACTTTCAAATGGCATGCGTTTGGTGGGCTTTTTCAAAGAATCCGGGCATTTTTTAGAGTGGGTAGAAGTTTTAGATATGCTAGAAATCTTAGGGCATATGCCCATTCCTCCTTATCTTAAACGCGCTGATGAAATTAAAGATTTACAAGATTACCAAAGCGTTTTTGCTAAAAATTTAGGGGCTATCGCTGCACCTACGGCGTCTTTACATTTTTCAGAAAGCACTAAGGCGTATTTACTCTCCCACTTTAAACACGCCTTTTTAACTTTGCATGTAGGCGCGGGCACTTTTTTAGGGGTGGAATGTGAGGATATTAGAGAGCATGGCATGCACTCTGAATTTGTAGACATTCCTTTAATCACACAACAAGCCCTAGATCATGCCCCTTGTATTTTGTGTATCGGTACAACTGCTTTAAGAGCAGTAGAACACTATAAAAGGGGTTTTAAAACGCCTCATTGTAATTTATTCTTGCACGCGGGCAATCCAGTTAAACATGTACAGGCTTTGTTAACTAATTTTCATCTCCCCCAATCTACCTTAATCATGCTAGTAGCCTCCATGTTAGGGCTAGATAAATGTTTAGAGCTCTATAAACAGGCCATTAAACACCACTACCGCTTTTATTCCTATGGCGATGGAATGTTGATCTTATGA
- the rsmG gene encoding 16S rRNA (guanine(527)-N(7))-methyltransferase RsmG produces MNPTLQRFATLLLEWNCIHNLSGAKSLEDIEAHINDSIQVLDFIKPFDTCLDIGSGAGFPALPLSVFCPHARFILVEPNIKKSAFLYHVKNTLALDNLQIKRTRIQTLNPLEIEKMDLITSRALMPTQDLLALGMPFLKSGGYFLFYKGSQLAGEIAYNPHECFVYGKRVYFYHKGESC; encoded by the coding sequence ATGAATCCCACACTACAACGCTTTGCGACTTTGCTTTTAGAGTGGAATTGTATACACAACTTAAGCGGAGCTAAGAGTTTAGAGGACATAGAAGCACATATTAATGATAGCATTCAGGTTTTAGATTTTATTAAACCCTTTGATACATGTTTAGACATTGGTAGCGGTGCGGGTTTTCCAGCCCTACCCTTAAGTGTATTTTGCCCCCATGCGCGCTTTATTCTAGTAGAGCCCAATATCAAAAAAAGCGCCTTTTTATACCATGTAAAAAACACGCTTGCCCTAGACAATCTGCAGATTAAACGCACCCGGATTCAAACACTCAACCCTTTAGAAATTGAAAAAATGGATTTAATCACCTCTAGAGCCTTAATGCCTACTCAAGATTTACTAGCCTTAGGCATGCCTTTTTTAAAATCCGGTGGGTATTTTTTGTTTTATAAGGGTAGCCAGCTAGCTGGTGAGATCGCCTATAACCCGCATGAGTGCTTTGTATATGGCAAACGGGTTTATTTTTACCATAAAGGAGAGTCATGTTGA
- a CDS encoding PP0621 family protein has protein sequence MLKFLLLLAIIGGIFWILRSKKPKENNSQQVENLLECAHCKTYISSREALFSNGRAYCSQSCLQRGI, from the coding sequence ATGTTGAAATTCTTACTACTGCTTGCTATTATAGGCGGAATTTTTTGGATCTTGCGATCTAAAAAACCCAAAGAAAATAACTCCCAGCAAGTTGAAAATCTTTTAGAATGTGCTCACTGTAAAACCTATATTTCTAGCCGTGAGGCTTTATTTAGCAATGGGCGCGCGTATTGTAGCCAAAGTTGTTTGCAAAGAGGAATTTAA
- the ureA gene encoding urease subunit alpha, with protein MKLTPKELDKLMLHYAGELAKKRKEKGIKLNYTETVALISAYVMEEARAGKKSVADLMQEGRNLLKADDVMPGVAHMIHEVGIEANFPDGTKLVTIHTPVEAGSDKHHPGEVILKNEDITLNAGKEAIELKVKNTGDRPVQVGSHFHFFEVNKLLDFDREKAYGKRLDIASGTAVRFEPGEEKTVHLIDVGGNKRIYGFNALVDRQADHDGKKLALKRAKAKHFGTVNCGCDHENK; from the coding sequence ATGAAACTAACACCCAAAGAGCTGGACAAGTTAATGCTCCACTATGCGGGCGAATTGGCCAAAAAACGCAAAGAAAAAGGCATTAAATTAAACTACACAGAAACAGTAGCGTTAATTAGTGCCTATGTAATGGAAGAAGCCCGCGCAGGTAAAAAAAGCGTGGCAGATTTGATGCAAGAAGGTAGGAATTTGCTTAAAGCAGATGATGTAATGCCCGGTGTTGCCCATATGATTCATGAAGTGGGCATTGAAGCAAATTTTCCTGATGGAACTAAACTTGTTACCATCCACACTCCCGTAGAAGCTGGAAGCGACAAACACCACCCCGGGGAAGTGATCTTGAAAAACGAAGACATCACTTTAAATGCTGGCAAAGAAGCTATCGAACTCAAAGTAAAAAACACAGGCGATCGCCCTGTACAAGTAGGCTCTCACTTCCATTTCTTTGAAGTTAACAAACTGTTAGACTTTGATCGCGAAAAAGCTTATGGCAAACGACTTGACATCGCCTCTGGTACAGCTGTGCGCTTTGAACCTGGCGAAGAAAAAACCGTGCATTTGATTGATGTAGGCGGCAATAAACGCATCTATGGCTTTAATGCTTTGGTAGATAGACAAGCCGATCACGATGGCAAAAAACTAGCTCTCAAACGCGCAAAAGCAAAACATTTTGGCACTGTTAATTGCGGTTGCGATCACGAAAATAAATAA
- the ureB gene encoding urease subunit beta produces the protein MKKISRKEYVSMYGPTTGDKVRLGDTDLILEVEHDCTTYGEEIKFGGGKTIRDGMGQTNSPSSHELDLVITNALIVDYTGIYKADIGIKDGKIHGIGKAGNKDIQDGVCNRLCVGPATEALAGEGLIVTAGGIDTHIHFISPQQIPTAFASGITTMLGGGTGPADGTNATTITPGRWNLKEMLRASEEYAMNLGYMGKGNVSYEPSLVEQLEAGAIGFKIHEDWGSTPSAIHHALKIADEYDVQVAIHTDTLNEAGCVEDTLEAIAGRTIHTFHTEGAGGGHAPDVIKMAGAFNVLPASTNPTIPFTKNTEAEHMDMLMVCHHLDKNIKEDVEFADSRIRPQTIAAEDKLHDMGIFSITSSDSQAMGRVGEVITRTWQTADKNKKEFGRLKEETGDNDNFRIKRYISKYTINPAIAHGISEYVGSVEVGKYADLVLWSPAFFGIKPNMIIKGGMIALSQMGDANASIPTPQPVYYREMFGHHGKAKFDTNITFVSRVAYENGIKHELGLQRKVLPVKNCRNITKKDLKFNDVTAHIEVNPETYKVKVDGQEVTSKAADKISLAQLYNLF, from the coding sequence ATGAAAAAAATCTCTAGGAAAGAATATGTTTCTATGTATGGCCCCACTACAGGCGATAAAGTCAGACTAGGCGATACAGATCTGATTTTAGAAGTAGAGCATGACTGCACCACTTATGGCGAAGAAATCAAATTTGGGGGCGGGAAAACTATCCGCGATGGGATGGGCCAAACCAATAGCCCCAGCAGCCATGAGTTAGATTTAGTGATTACTAACGCCCTAATTGTAGACTACACCGGGATTTACAAAGCCGACATTGGCATTAAAGATGGCAAGATCCATGGCATTGGTAAAGCCGGCAATAAAGACATTCAAGACGGCGTTTGCAACCGCCTTTGTGTAGGTCCTGCTACAGAAGCACTAGCTGGTGAAGGTTTAATTGTTACAGCTGGCGGGATTGATACCCACATTCACTTTATTTCTCCACAACAAATCCCCACCGCTTTTGCTAGCGGCATTACAACCATGCTTGGAGGCGGAACAGGCCCTGCTGATGGTACTAATGCGACAACTATCACTCCAGGCCGCTGGAATTTAAAAGAAATGCTCCGCGCCTCTGAAGAATACGCCATGAATTTAGGCTACATGGGTAAAGGTAATGTTTCTTATGAACCTTCTTTGGTTGAACAACTTGAAGCTGGGGCTATTGGCTTTAAAATCCATGAAGACTGGGGCAGCACACCTTCAGCTATCCACCATGCTCTTAAAATTGCTGATGAGTATGATGTACAAGTGGCTATCCACACCGATACTCTTAATGAAGCTGGCTGTGTAGAAGACACTTTAGAAGCCATTGCAGGGCGCACTATCCACACTTTCCACACAGAAGGCGCAGGCGGTGGGCACGCTCCAGATGTGATTAAAATGGCTGGAGCTTTTAATGTTTTACCAGCCTCTACTAACCCCACTATCCCCTTTACCAAAAACACCGAAGCCGAACATATGGATATGTTAATGGTTTGCCACCACTTGGATAAAAACATTAAAGAGGATGTGGAATTTGCTGACTCTAGGATTCGCCCCCAAACTATCGCCGCAGAAGACAAACTCCATGACATGGGGATTTTCTCCATTACAAGCTCTGACTCTCAAGCTATGGGGCGTGTGGGTGAAGTGATTACCCGCACTTGGCAAACTGCGGATAAAAACAAAAAAGAATTTGGTCGCTTGAAGGAAGAAACAGGCGATAATGACAATTTCCGCATCAAACGCTACATCTCCAAATACACCATTAACCCCGCTATCGCACATGGCATTTCTGAATATGTGGGTTCTGTAGAAGTGGGCAAATATGCAGATTTGGTGCTTTGGAGTCCTGCTTTCTTTGGCATTAAACCTAACATGATTATCAAAGGTGGTATGATTGCACTCTCTCAAATGGGTGATGCCAATGCTTCTATTCCTACTCCTCAACCCGTTTACTACCGCGAAATGTTTGGACACCATGGTAAAGCCAAATTTGATACCAATATTACTTTTGTGTCTCGAGTGGCTTATGAAAACGGCATTAAACATGAACTTGGCTTACAAAGAAAAGTATTGCCTGTGAAAAACTGCCGCAACATCACCAAAAAAGACCTCAAATTCAACGATGTAACCGCTCACATTGAGGTCAATCCTGAAACCTACAAAGTCAAAGTAGACGGGCAGGAAGTTACTTCTAAAGCTGCTGATAAAATTAGCTTAGCTCAACTCTACAACTTGTTCTAG
- a CDS encoding AmiS/UreI family transporter, producing the protein MLGLVLLYVAIVLISNGVCGLTGVDPKSKAVMNYFVGGISIVCNIVAIVYSTFHAAPLVAGPEDIQQVSQHLINFYGPATGLLFGVTYLYAAINNTFNLDWRPYGWYCLFVTINTIPAAILSHYSDALEAHRFLGITEGDWWAFIWLAWGVLWLTGWIEEVAKIKLGNFVPWLAIIEGIITAWLPAWLLFIEHWV; encoded by the coding sequence ATGCTAGGACTTGTGTTATTGTATGTTGCGATCGTTTTGATCAGCAATGGTGTGTGCGGGCTTACTGGTGTGGATCCCAAAAGTAAAGCCGTCATGAACTACTTTGTAGGTGGGATCTCTATTGTTTGTAATATAGTGGCTATCGTTTACTCCACTTTCCACGCCGCTCCACTTGTAGCAGGACCAGAAGATATACAACAAGTATCACAGCACTTAATTAACTTCTATGGCCCTGCTACTGGCTTGTTATTCGGTGTTACTTACTTGTATGCAGCCATTAACAATACTTTTAATTTAGACTGGCGTCCTTATGGGTGGTACTGCTTGTTTGTAACCATCAATACGATTCCTGCTGCCATTCTATCCCACTATTCTGATGCGCTTGAAGCCCACCGCTTTTTAGGCATTACTGAGGGTGATTGGTGGGCCTTTATCTGGTTGGCTTGGGGTGTGCTCTGGTTAACTGGTTGGATTGAGGAAGTGGCTAAAATTAAATTAGGTAATTTTGTCCCTTGGCTTGCTATCATTGAGGGGATTATAACCGCTTGGCTTCCTGCTTGGCTTCTCTTTATCGAACACTGGGTGTAA
- a CDS encoding urease accessory protein UreE: protein MLVETILGNIHKRDCSKELDFVDLEWFDSQKRMGRFASRGGVEVVMKLSNPSKMGLRDGDILFEDTHNIIAINILPTEVLCAYASNTDEVARICYEVGNRHASLYYGDQPLSFKTPFEKPMQILFEKLGVRHGILKSKLDASKRISVSAPHADPLDIKPMKFIDSTDLQIVIKK, encoded by the coding sequence TTGCTAGTAGAAACCATTTTAGGCAATATCCACAAGAGAGATTGCTCTAAAGAGCTGGATTTTGTGGATCTGGAGTGGTTTGATAGCCAAAAACGCATGGGGCGCTTTGCTTCAAGGGGAGGGGTGGAAGTGGTGATGAAACTTAGTAACCCTTCTAAAATGGGTTTGCGCGATGGGGATATTTTATTTGAAGACACCCATAATATCATCGCTATTAACATTCTCCCCACAGAGGTACTTTGCGCCTACGCTTCTAATACAGATGAAGTGGCTAGAATTTGCTATGAAGTAGGTAACCGCCACGCTTCTCTTTATTATGGGGATCAACCTTTGAGTTTTAAAACTCCATTTGAAAAGCCCATGCAGATATTATTTGAAAAATTGGGTGTTAGACATGGCATTTTAAAAAGCAAACTAGACGCCTCTAAACGCATTTCTGTAAGCGCTCCCCATGCAGATCCCTTAGATATTAAACCTATGAAGTTTATAGACAGCACAGATTTGCAAATTGTGATCAAAAAATAG
- a CDS encoding urease accessory protein UreF — protein sequence MHADFLLLQINDAMFPIGSYTHSFGLETYIQQKEVKDKQSALAYLQANLSTQFLYTELLSLKLVYTHAKEGGQSTEPHLGHILDIEERVCLATPPLELRQANQKLGSRFLKTLLVLDLPFSPFFKAYAQATTTPTHATSYGVFCASMGFDLEVSLKHYLYAQSSNMVINCVKTIPLAQNDGQRILLALQESFKDILNTLQSLNISHLCAASVLNDIRAMQHEDLYSRLYMS from the coding sequence ATGCACGCGGATTTTTTATTGCTCCAGATCAATGATGCCATGTTTCCCATTGGCAGTTACACCCACTCTTTCGGGCTAGAAACCTATATCCAACAAAAAGAAGTTAAGGACAAGCAAAGCGCGCTTGCTTATTTACAGGCTAATCTCTCCACCCAATTTCTATACACCGAACTTTTAAGCCTCAAACTGGTTTATACGCATGCTAAAGAAGGGGGGCAGAGTACAGAACCCCATTTAGGGCATATTTTAGATATTGAGGAGCGCGTGTGTTTAGCCACACCTCCCTTAGAATTGCGCCAAGCCAATCAAAAACTAGGTAGCCGCTTTCTAAAAACTCTTTTGGTTTTAGATTTGCCCTTTAGCCCCTTTTTTAAAGCCTATGCGCAAGCCACCACAACCCCTACACATGCCACTAGTTACGGGGTTTTTTGCGCCTCTATGGGATTTGATTTAGAAGTTAGCTTAAAACATTATCTCTACGCCCAGAGTTCTAACATGGTGATTAATTGCGTTAAAACCATTCCCTTAGCCCAAAACGATGGCCAACGCATTTTACTTGCCTTGCAAGAGAGCTTTAAAGATATTTTAAATACTTTGCAATCTTTAAATATTTCACATCTATGCGCGGCGAGTGTTCTTAATGACATTAGAGCCATGCAGCATGAAGATTTATACTCCAGACTTTATATGTCTTAA
- the ureG gene encoding urease accessory protein UreG, which yields MVKIGVCGPVGSGKTALIEALTRAMSTDYSIGVVTNDIYTKEDAEFLCKNSVMPRERIIGVETGGCPHTAIREDASMNLEAVEELHHKFPDIQLMFIESGGDNLSTTFNPELADFTIFVIDVAEGDKIPRKGGPGITRSDLLIINKIDLAPYVGADLGVMDRDSKKMRGEKPFLFTNIRNKEGLDRVIGWIKKYALLED from the coding sequence ATGGTTAAAATCGGCGTTTGTGGGCCTGTGGGCAGTGGAAAAACAGCTTTAATTGAGGCACTCACCCGCGCGATGAGTACAGATTATAGTATCGGGGTGGTTACTAATGATATTTACACCAAAGAGGATGCCGAATTTTTATGTAAAAATTCAGTGATGCCAAGAGAGCGCATTATCGGGGTAGAGACCGGAGGTTGCCCACACACCGCCATTAGAGAAGATGCTTCTATGAATTTAGAGGCGGTAGAGGAGTTGCATCATAAATTTCCGGATATTCAATTGATGTTTATTGAAAGCGGGGGGGATAATCTTTCTACCACCTTTAACCCAGAGCTAGCAGACTTTACAATCTTTGTTATTGATGTGGCTGAGGGGGATAAAATCCCAAGAAAAGGCGGGCCGGGCATTACGCGATCTGATCTACTCATCATTAATAAAATTGATCTAGCGCCCTATGTGGGGGCTGATTTGGGTGTGATGGATCGCGATTCTAAAAAAATGCGCGGAGAAAAACCCTTTTTATTCACCAATATCCGCAATAAAGAGGGCTTAGATCGCGTCATAGGCTGGATTAAAAAATACGCGCTTTTAGAAGATTAA